TTCCAGTCAGTGGAGAGCGGCGCCAACAACGTCGTCTTCATCCGCACCCGCGGCATCGGTGGGTGTGCCGCGCTGTGCCGCGCCACACAGGGCCGGGGCTTCTCCTGGGGCCCGGTCAGCCCAGAAGGCCGGCGGCATCCTGTGCTGTATCAGCAGTAGGCAGCCAGCAGGACGGGGAGGTTACCGTTCCTCTGTTCTCAGCCCTGCGGAGGCCACGCCTCGAGAGCTGCGTTCGGTgttgggctcctcactgcaagaaagatatcGAGGCCCTGGGGTGCGTTCAGAAAAGGGCAGTGGGATCTGCGAGTGGTCTGGAGAATGAGtctcacagggagcagctgagggaatgggATGGTTCAGCCAAGAAGAGAAGTCCCGCAGGAGGCCttactgcactctacaactcctgaaaggaggttgtggggGGCGGGGGGTGGACCTCTGTGCCCAGCTAACAGCAatgggatgagagggaatgTTCAGGTTGAGGATTAGGAACAATCTTTTCTCCAATAGTGTGGTcaggccctggaatgggctgcccagtgaggtggttgAGTCGCCATCCTTGCAGGCGATCAAGAGCAGGGGAGATGTGGCAATGAGGGATGTGGTTGGTGGATAAAttttggtggtaggtggacagttgggtgaggtgatcttagaggtctcttcTGGCTATAATGATTCTaccatttcccattgtccttCCCACTGGTTTTGCAATTAGCGGAGTTTCTGAAGGCAGAGGAATCGGCCTTGACAGAATGATCCACAGCTACCCAATTTTGGTGCATGGAAAGAATTCTCAGAAAAGGGTTTGAGGCTGAGCGCTGTGCAGCTAAGCGTGCGTTTCCCCAGCTTATACCTTTGGGGGAGGAACAAGGGAGAAGATCTTTCAAATTGATTCTCACACCTAGTTGTTTCCTTGTAGAACCTGAGAACCTGGTGCACCATATATTAAAGGACATTCATACcactaaaaagaagaaaaccagagTAATTCTGCGCATGCTGCCCATTTCTGGAACTTGCAAGGCTTTTCTGGAAGAtatgaaaaaatacacagaaacgTTTTTTGAGCCTTGGTTTAAAGCCCCCAATAAGAGTACTTTCCAGATCGTTTACAAAGCTCGTAATAACAGTCACATGAATAGAGAAGAAGTAATTAAGGAGCTGGCAGGTACGTATAGATCACATACAGAGCTGAACCTAAGTACACAAGCGGCACACGGCTGCATGCGTAACAGGCTAGGCTGTTTGAAGAAAAGTGCTGTAAACAAGGAGGCATATTTGTTGCTTAACACCTGTATGTTGGGTTACAAAAATGTCTCTAAGGCTCTGAAAAGAGCTTGACATCAGTGTTTCCTGTTGATGTCTCAAGAGatgacaaagcagaacagcatgCAGTAGTGAATTCTATTTGGTGTGTCAGTTATACGTGGTTTGAAATGACTACATCAAGTTGTTTGAATGCTATACTGAAATACACACTTTCCTATTTCCATTTAATGTGGAACTTGAAAAACAGCTCTGCAACAAGTTGCATACTTTGGCGTCTTGTTTCTTGCTAGTTACAATGGGATAATTTAGTTACTGTAGTCCTCCTGGTAGTATTTCTTAAGAATCCTagtctgttctgctgttttacACAATTGCAGTAACTAATGATTGGTCACAAGTAGAGGGTTGTTATCTCCTCTGACTTGTGTTCCATTCAGGAGAGTAAACTGATGCTCTGAAACTGTTTTCCCAACGTTTTTTAAactatattttgttttacaggaaTTGTGGGCAGCCTTAATCCAGAAAACAAAGTTGATCTCAATAATCCACAACATACAGTTGTGGTAGAAATAATAAAGAATGTTTGTTGCTTGAGTGTGGTGAGAGACTATGTTCTATTCAGAAAATACAATCTACAGGAGGTGGTGAAGAGCAACAAAGAAGACACGCAACAAAACCCATCAAATGTGTCTGAAGAACAGAACTCAACAGCCGTAAAACCAGAAACCATGGAAGAGAACTTGAAGGAAGTAATACAAGAACAAGAGTGATGGTGCAATGGGAGCTGAACTCCATGGGAATTATATGCAAGCAGTGTAGGAAATGTGGTAGAAAACAAAGATGGACACAATAGAAATAAACCTATAAAAATATTGCCTGAgaattcagaaaggaaaagtgggttttgttttggaatcttgcttttaaaattcatatgGAAGAATTGTAATGGttgctgctggtggagctgaCGCTGCTGTGGGTTTCCAAGTGCTTCACCTCTGGTGAGGTTTGCTGCCATCCTTCAGCAGCTTTGTTCAGTCTTTAGCTAGCACCAAAGTGTGCTTCCATGCATGCATCTATAAAGGCTGCCAGCCTGCCATACACTGAACCTTCTGTCCTATCTGATGGATACAGAAATCAGAAGGCAGGGCGGAATGAGCTCTGCCAGGAGGTGTCATCAGAAGTGAGGGACCTGAACAAGACAGTTGCTTGGAGAGGGTTTTTAGGGAAGTGATCTGACAACTTTTGGGGCTGCAGAACTCAAATCTATATTTCTACAGGAACAACAATGTGAGCTCaaaatcctgattttttttccccctatgtGCATCTCTGAAAAAATATGATAAGTCTTGAAAGGGCATTGGAAGAATTGCTGTGATCGAAGTACTTGAATTCTATGAGAGGATGCAGAGTAATAGATGGGACTGCTGTAGAACAGAGGTATTTGCAGGCATTGCAGATGATTTCAGGAAAAGCTCCATGTGTGTGCATCAGCTGTGTATGCAGCAGTTTTCAGCTTGCAGCAAATGCTGCGTGCAGCCACTTAACAGAATCCTTTCCAACAATTTATTGCAAATAGGTTTTTGTTGGGGTCTTTTCAGAAGCATAATCCTTGGGAGCAAAGTTATGAggtctgtgtttttgttttttcttagaTCTCAAAATTTGGATTTAAAAACTGCTTGGAAATTTCTTAcaaggagctctgcagtgccatATTGGATAAGGTGATATGAGCTTGGCTTTTCATACAGGTTTAGCCTCACAACATTCATTTTGTTCCATGTTGAAAATGAATGTCTGGGTTGTCAGTTTGTTGTGGCACTTGTAGATATCACACTgactttaaaacaaaccaagccaaagagtgcagctgcagcctgcttcctgaggggctggagcactcttcctgcacagctgcctAGCGTCAGTGTTCCATTTCTAGTGCAGATGCTCCTGGGTTGCTCATGGGAAAAGCCTGTCCTGAAGaactctgctttttccttccctgattTAGCAGGAACGATTTGTTCAGGTCTCTCTCAATagtgtttccattttcctcttctctcaaaACTGTTACAGAAGTGGAAACTAAAGAGGGCTTTTTCTCTTGTCCAGTCTTCCTTACCATTCGGTTATTAAAGATCTGCTTTCTTACCTccatcagtgttttcttctgaaattaaaagctttttgcATATGGATGAAAACTGATAGTGCTGAGGTTATCTGGGGCGGAACTGCTGGAGCTcaggcacagcagccagctgccacGTTTGGTGGGAGCTGATGTTGGTCAGTGTGGCTGGAAACAGCCCACTTGGTATTACAAAGGCCAAGGGCTCATGGATACCTGTATAGAGGGGctggttattttttccttctatctgtCACTCCAAAATGCAAGAAGCTGCTGAATAGCTCCCATTCCAACTGCCAAACCTGTGTCTGACACACAGATGCTGTCTCTGCTGCAATCTCAAAGGTGTACATGTGTGTTTCAGttggtttgctgttttctttgtttgttcctttgattctttttttttttttttttccagtttttttttttttttcagcccttACTGCGCTTTGATTATCTTAAAGCGTTAACTCCCAAATTGAGGAGTTACCAAGATTACAGTAGGTGGGGTGCATGCAAGGTCTGTAGCTGTTTCTGGGCCTGTTGTTACCTGCTACCGTGACTCCTTGTTCATAAGCCTCCTGTGGGTTGAAGTGTGCGGTACTGGAGAATTAACAGGCTGCTCCTTCTCCTGGTCATCACTCCTAGGCACATCGCTGTTCTGAAAAGtgtcaggcagtggcagaagcTGTGCTTGCATCTGCCTTGCTGGGTAGGCTTGGTTTGTGTTCAGTGAGAACACAGGCACTTAAAGGCTGCACAGGTGGGAGTTGTAAAACGTGTGCGTTATCACCCATTTGCTGCCTAGTGGtgtgacacacacacagccctgggtTGGTGCTTACAGCTGTAATAGAACAGCTTTGTCACAAGTACAATTAGTGGGGATGGGTTTTGTGCATAGCTTCTCAAAAGTAAATCTGTTCCCTCTGTTGCTTGCTTCCTTTTGTCATACAGATTTTTGATTCAGAATAGCATAGGTCTCCATCCTATTTAATCTAAGGAAGAATTTGGTGGCTGGTGGAATAGCTCCAACTTCTTCTTTTAGGTTCTGTAGTGTCCTTATTTCCCAAATAATATTAGTCATTTCTCTGGCATAACCACGTGTTTGGGCTTTTCGGTTTGCTGTTAACTTAGATGTCACGAACGGAGtctaacatttcattttctagcCTCTCCCCATTTAAAAAGGGGgattggggtttttttgattACTTGTTCTTAACACTCTTACTGATTCctaaattcacagaaaatcacataCATTAACTCCTGCACTTGTGGCAGGGCTCCCAGAGCCtcgcagtgctgcactgctgggaggggggcaggctctcttcactgctttgcagcaatagaacaaggggcaacaggGGAAACTGGAACATcggaagttccgcacaaacatgaGGAATAACTTTCCTgtcagagtgacagagcacaggaacaagctgcccagagaggtgggggaATCTCCTTCTGTGCAGATATTCCCAACCATGCTGGATGCCGAGCTGTGCGACACGCTGTAGGGAACCTTCTCTAGCAGGGATGTTGGACTCCATCTCCAGAgcttccttccaacccctgccgtTCTGTGATCCCTGTGGATCCCCTCCATCTTGAGCGTTGAATGAAGGCGAGCCCCATCTGCACCTTGCCCCCCAGTTTCGGCCACCTAcctccccccccctcaccccccatatcaagctctgctttccagttTAGACCACCTGCACCTCCATTTCAGCTGTGCCCTCCAATTTTAGGAATCCAGTCCCCCTGCATTCCTCCCAGTTTCCTCCCGGTGAGGGCCATCTGCCTACCCCAGTGTAGCTGTGCCCACCCAGTTGGAGCCATCTGCCTCCCGCTGTGGGCACTGTCCCCGCATGCCCCCCCCACACACTCACTTTGGaactccccctcccctccagccATGGCCCTGTatcaagcaaaatgttttttcacaGTACAGCTGTTCCAGCGCAGTTTAATGTGGTCTTGATGCTGTTAGTAAAACCAAGGCAATTTCCTTTCTCAGAGGAAGAACACTGATCTCCTTGGGGCTGCCAGGGTAAGACGTGGTACAAAACTCCCTGGCTTCAGTTACAAACGTGTCCACCTAAGGACCCTGCTGCAGACACGTGCACTCCCGGGCCCTTTGGAGAAAGCTGGGGCCTTCCAGGTGCCCTCCTGTCCCCTTCGTCCCCACGGAGCTCCTGTTGCTGGAGGGAACGGTGCGATACCGGCTGAGACACGGGCTGCCGCACCGGGACTGCGCCCAGAGGCAGAGATCATCGCAGGAACCGCACTCGGGACAGCGCAGGCATCCCGGGCCTTGGGGAACGCTCCCGTTGCAGCCCCGATTGCTCTCAAAGCAGAGCTCCGGCTTCCTCACGGTTACGGATGACGAACGAGACGACGGCAGCACTCTGCTCGGGAGCGGCGCCACGGCTCTTCGCTCTCCACTCAGAGGCTTTCCGCCGTCGGGCTGCTTCTCGGCTCCCTTGCCGAGAGCTCCGCCGCCGCCGTTCCCAGCACCTTCCCCGCCGGGGCGGCACCACGCTGCGCTGGGAAGCCGACGGCAGCGGCGTGCGGAGAGCGACGGCCGGGCGCTGCGGGCGGGACTCGGGCCGTCGGGCGGAACTCGGGCCGTCGGGATACGCTGCCCGCGGCGCTTCCGGGGGCGGCCGCCGCTCCTGCTCTTGCTCCCCACCCGTTCCCGTCAGCAGCGCCGGCGAAAGCCTTCTGCTGGCTTAAGGGCGGCTCCGGTCTTCTTAAAACCTGAACTGCTCGGGGGGAAAGGGGCCCCGATATGCAGaggaagctctgctctgctctgctctgctcgcCCGTGTCTGATCTCACTTGTCCCTGCAGGCCCCCAAGGTCAACCGGCAGGGTGGAATCCTGTCCCTGAGCCGGGGGTGGACTCCAGAGGCAAGTCCCCAGTCTTCATTGCCTTGATATTTGCTCGTACTTGGTGGTGGACCTGCGGTGGACATCCATTGGGACAGCCCTTACGTTGCATGCTCGAAGCAGTGCGCTGCCGTGAGGACGCACTGCGGTGTGATGAGAGATTCCTCCGTGAGAGATGATTCCTGTGCCCACCTCCCACGGACCCGTGCAGGGCTTCTGTGCCACACATTTTTATAACCATCAGCCATGGGCCGGAGCCCGCAGGTGCTGCAAGCAGAAACACGTCAGCTTTTGCATCGGAACCGCCGTCCCTCCCCTCAGGGCACCGCCGGGCCACTCACTCGCAGCCGCCGGAGAAGCCGTGCCCGGGCCGGCAGGcgcccagcagcaccacgagAGGCGGCAGCAGCACCACCGCTCCCGGAGGCGCACAGCAGCCCATCGCGCCCGGCTTCGTCGCCGCCGGCGCTCGTGTCACAGAACCGTTGGTTCCGAGGTTTGTGCCGCCGTGGGGGGGTGcgggcaggagctggaggggaCCCCCGGCTGCCTTCTGCCGTAGCAACGCCCTCTGTCTTGTATGGATGGATGCGGAGCCACACGGTTGAGTGTGCAACCCAGGTTTGTGAATGACAGCAGCACGAATTTCAGGCTCTGCCCCAAAGGGAAACAGCTGCTCCTAAGGCCCTCGAGGCGTCACGCGCACCAGAAGTGGCTCTCAAACAAACCTTGCTGTGGTTTTGCGTGCTGTCCTGACGGCGGTGCCCCAGATCTGCTGAGGGTGCACAGAATGCCTCAGAGGGCAGTTTGCCTTGTGTGGGTACTCAGCTGTCCCCTTAGCGCTGTTCTCCGGGAGGTTAAGGGGAGTGGTGGGACGGATGAAGGGCTCCGCGTGTGTCTGAGGGAGGGATGGGTGTCTTTGTGGAGACAGGAATGGAGCAGCGCCAGCAGTACTGAGGAAACTCAGTCATGGCCCCAAAGCACACGATGCCCTCAGCAAACAGCACCGATCTGCGCTGCAATGCAGCAAAACCCGGGAGCAAAGGGGAAAAGTTAAGTGGGGAGGGGAATAGCTTACTTGGGAGGAGCCAAGCAAGATGAGTAAgtattgaaaacaaagaaaaggggCAACATGGAGGCCGATACGGAAATCATGTATAAGCAAGCTGCACGTTGGTTTGTTTGCGTGTTTTATTGGGCCCTGCATCCGATCACTGTAATCCACCTTAATATTTTGTTAAGAATTATTCTACACAGAACTCCAGGGCTggggggctggaagggacctctggagtcctccagtccaaccccaggcatcactgagcagccccagcccatcAGATatccatcagcactgctcagatccCCCCTCAGCGTTCCCTTTGCCAGGTGCTCAGCCCCAGTACTCCCTGCCTGTCCCCATCAGGAGGGGCTCCAGGCCCAACCCACCAGTTGGAAACCCCAAATGCCAAGGATCACCGACTGGTGGGATTGCTGTGCGTGTCATTGCTAATGAACGCCAATTAACTCATGAGCAAGAGACCATTTTTGCCACGTGGACGGAAAGTGAGCGCAGCCCACCCgactgcaggcagctccagcatcCACAGACCTTACAGAAGGATGAGGCCAGCCACATCTCCACCTTATTTAGGAGGATAGGGgagtggtgacaggacaaggggaagtggcctcaagttgtgccagggaggtttaggttggatctcAGGAAAAACTTCACTACAGAAAGGGTAGTGAAgggttgtttttaaacacatccagggacggtgactcaaccacgtccctgggcagcccattgcagtgcttatATATGGGGTtacagggcacagggctggggccaGCACTTGGTGCAAGGGAAGCAGTCGGAGAGCCGCACGCCAGGGAGGGCCTCCTCGGGCCCAGCCTCAGCTGGCTTGTCTGACCGGGACGGTCACCCAAGCTCCCACCAGAGCAGGGAAGTGCTGGGGAGACTTGATACGTGGAGGGCTGTCCTTGAGCTCTTGTTCAGAGCTTCTGCCCTGGCAGTGTATATTCGCATTTAGAATAccgtgtccagttctgggctctccagttcaAAAGAGACAcggatctcctagaaggagtctggcagagggccacaaagatgacaaaggACCTGGAGCACATCCctgatgaggaaaggctgagtaagctgggtctgtgcagcctggggaaaagaagactgaggggagatctGATCTGTGTTAATTAACacctaaagggaggtgggaggcaaatgatgaggccaggctcttctcggtGGTGTGttgcaataggacaaggagcgcTGGCCCAAAACTTGGACGCAGGAAGGTCCATACAGGCGTGTGCAAGAACTTTTTACGTAAGGGTGACGGAgaactggatcaggttgcccgagaggttgtgcagtctccttctatggagacatTCCGGACAGGTAGGCCTGTAGGCCTGggtgcctacctgtgcgacctattgtagggaacctgctttagcaggggggttggactcactgatctcttgaggtcccttccaacccctgcgattctgtgatgctgtgacatCAAGAGCTATTGTCTGGGTGGTCTACAGCTTCCTcacaaagggaaggagggaagaagacaCTGATCGCTTCTCTCTGGAGAGTCTACgctggaggtggcagcagcgTGATTCCTTCAGTGCAAGGTGGcaggagtgcagctgctgctgcagtttccagagaGCCAGGCGGGACCCTGCAGGCAATGGCCGTCAGAGCCTCTCGCCACCAAGCGTCCggctgccagcagtgggtgAGCTCACTTGGACGTTGCGGCCGGGAGGTGCTAACCGGCGAGTCTTACATTTCCACTACTGAATTTGGTATGGAAGCACGCTAACGATGGGAAATACGCCTGGTGTAGGAAAGGGGATGTCCTTAGCCGAGgtatggaaaactgaaagagaacaggTGGAGCTGCAGATGTGCCGATAAGAGTGTAGGCACGTGACGCTGGACTTGGCAGGTTTGCGGGAGGGTCTAGCTCCCCGTGTTCATATTTCAGCCATCAGCCTTTGTACCAGAGAGGCTTTATGCGCTTGgcttgctgcactgcagcacgtTTCACGTGCGTGGGTAACCTGTGCCAAAGCGCCCTGGATCCCGACCCCGTTTTCTATATCACATCTTGTCCTCGGTGGCCTGCGGTGTCAGGGGCACACCGAGCTGGAAAGCATTCCCTCTCAGGGTTGTGGAAGCACTATAGAAGTTTGCCACgcaaagttgtggatgccctgtccctggaagcattcaagggcAGACTGGAGGGAGCTCTGGGCAGGCCGACTCAGCGGGTGGCATCCCTGCCCtcggcagtggggttggaggtaAAAGCTCTTAGTCGTCCCTTCCTACCCCAGCCATTCCGTGATTCCGTGTTTCTATGATGTAAGCACcggc
This window of the Lagopus muta isolate bLagMut1 chromosome 15, bLagMut1 primary, whole genome shotgun sequence genome carries:
- the THUMPD1 gene encoding THUMP domain-containing protein 1, with the translated sequence MAAPEAAARKRRLKGHFAARAKRPRGGGGRQLEAGMRGILITCNMNERKCVGEAYSLLGEYGDLLYGPEQLSEPAERLSGSEREEEREEEDDDDDAEAALKKEVGQIRACTERQLRRFQSVESGANNVVFIRTRGIEPENLVHHILKDIHTTKKKKTRVILRMLPISGTCKAFLEDMKKYTETFFEPWFKAPNKSTFQIVYKARNNSHMNREEVIKELAGIVGSLNPENKVDLNNPQHTVVVEIIKNVCCLSVVRDYVLFRKYNLQEVVKSNKEDTQQNPSNVSEEQNSTAVKPETMEENLKEVIQEQE